The following are encoded together in the Deinococcus aerolatus genome:
- a CDS encoding acyl-CoA dehydrogenase, with translation MAPFLSKRDLHFQLFEVLDSAALTERSRFADHSREVYEDVLNLAYNVADRYFASHAREADLNEPHVVDGKVQLLPAVKEAMRAFREAGFFSAHHDEELGGLQLPWVMTQAVQAHFQAANVGSSGYPFLTIGNANLQRVFASPQQQEKYMLPLVEGRWFGTMALSEPHAGSGLADITTTATPKDDGTYSISGSKMWISGGEHELSENIVHLVLARIKGGPAGVKGISLFLVPRYRVSDDGTPGETNHVVLAGLNHKMGYRGTTNTLLNFGEGGESVGELVGEAGQGLRQMFHMMNEARIGVGMGAVMLGYAGYLASLEYARERAQGRAASNKDPLSPAIPIIGHADVKRLLLRQKSFVEGGLALGLYASSLVDDLQTGPEDSRADTSLLLDLLTPIVKSWPSKYSQEALSDAIQVMGGAGYTRDYPVEMYYRDNRLNPIHEGTEGIQGNDLLGRKLTQAGGRGLQVLMSHVEGELQASEGLGGLDEIRSTLKSALEQNQTALKAILGRAVDLGPDLFLANANSALEMLGHTVVGWMWLRQAAAAARALPDAKGEDASFYQGKLQAARFFAIYELPKIEFHAQLLARADATTHEMQPEWF, from the coding sequence ATGGCCCCTTTCCTGAGCAAGCGAGACCTGCATTTTCAACTGTTCGAGGTGCTGGACAGCGCCGCCCTGACCGAGCGTTCCCGCTTCGCCGATCACAGCCGCGAGGTGTACGAGGACGTTTTGAATCTCGCCTACAACGTGGCTGACCGGTACTTCGCCAGCCACGCCCGCGAGGCAGACCTGAACGAGCCGCACGTGGTGGACGGCAAGGTGCAGCTTTTGCCAGCGGTGAAGGAGGCGATGCGGGCTTTCCGGGAGGCCGGGTTCTTTAGTGCCCACCATGACGAGGAGCTGGGCGGCCTGCAACTGCCTTGGGTGATGACGCAGGCCGTGCAGGCACATTTTCAGGCGGCGAACGTGGGCAGCAGCGGTTACCCCTTCCTGACCATCGGCAACGCCAACCTGCAGCGTGTGTTCGCCTCGCCCCAGCAGCAGGAAAAATACATGCTGCCGCTGGTCGAGGGCCGCTGGTTCGGCACCATGGCCCTTTCGGAGCCGCATGCCGGGTCCGGGCTGGCCGACATCACCACCACGGCGACGCCGAAAGACGACGGCACCTACAGCATCAGCGGCAGCAAGATGTGGATCTCTGGCGGCGAACACGAGCTGAGCGAGAACATCGTTCACCTCGTTCTGGCACGGATCAAGGGCGGCCCGGCAGGTGTCAAGGGCATCAGCCTCTTTCTGGTGCCGCGCTACCGGGTGAGCGACGACGGCACCCCTGGCGAGACCAACCACGTCGTGCTGGCCGGCCTGAACCACAAGATGGGCTACCGGGGCACCACCAACACGCTGCTCAATTTCGGCGAGGGCGGCGAGAGTGTGGGCGAGCTGGTGGGCGAGGCTGGTCAGGGCCTGCGCCAGATGTTCCACATGATGAACGAGGCGCGCATCGGCGTCGGCATGGGCGCGGTGATGCTGGGCTACGCGGGCTACCTGGCAAGCCTGGAGTACGCGCGTGAACGTGCCCAGGGCCGAGCTGCCAGCAACAAGGACCCGCTGAGCCCCGCCATCCCGATTATCGGCCACGCAGACGTTAAGCGGCTGCTGCTGCGGCAAAAATCGTTTGTGGAGGGCGGGCTGGCGCTGGGTCTGTACGCCTCGAGCCTGGTGGATGACCTGCAAACCGGGCCGGAGGACAGCAGAGCTGACACCTCCCTGCTGCTGGACCTGCTGACGCCCATCGTTAAATCCTGGCCCAGCAAGTACAGCCAGGAAGCGCTGAGCGACGCCATTCAGGTGATGGGTGGGGCCGGATATACCCGCGACTACCCCGTCGAGATGTACTACCGCGACAACCGCCTGAACCCCATCCATGAGGGGACCGAGGGCATTCAGGGCAACGATCTGCTGGGCCGCAAGCTGACGCAGGCAGGCGGACGCGGGTTACAGGTGCTGATGTCGCATGTTGAAGGTGAGCTGCAAGCCTCCGAGGGACTGGGCGGTCTGGACGAGATTCGCTCCACCTTGAAATCAGCACTGGAGCAGAATCAAACGGCGCTCAAAGCCATCCTGGGACGTGCTGTGGACCTGGGGCCGGACCTGTTTCTTGCGAATGCCAACAGCGCCCTGGAAATGCTGGGCCATACCGTTGTCGGTTGGATGTGGCTGCGTCAGGCCGCTGCCGCCGCCCGCGCCCTGCCAGATGCAAAGGGAGAAGACGCCAGCTTTTATCAGGGCAAATTGCAGGCCGCCCGGTTCTTCGCGATTTATGAGCTGCCCAAAATCGAGTTTCACGCCCAGTTGCTGGCGAGGGCCGACGCCACCACGCACGAGATGCAGCCGGAGTGGTTCTGA
- a CDS encoding NADPH:quinone oxidoreductase family protein translates to MRALICQTFDQPETLTVQTQPDPLPNANEVVLEVKAAGVNYPDALMVMGQYQIKPPLPFVPGAEAAGIITAVGKDVTHLKVGQRAVAFTGLGAFASHLKADAAAMMPLPDGMDFEVAATLPLAYGTTMHALVDRAQLAAGETLLVLGAAGGVGLAAVMIGKALGARVIAAAGSDEKLQLAREHGADEGFNYATEDMRERLKALTGGKGPDVIFDPVGDRYAEPAFRSIGWGGRYLVIGFAGGEIPKLPLNLPLLKGASLVGVFWGEFAKRDPAANARNLARLAGWVMDGTVRPLVSQRYALEDGPQAMRDLLERRVTGKVVITP, encoded by the coding sequence ATGCGCGCCCTGATCTGCCAGACCTTTGACCAGCCCGAGACCCTGACCGTCCAGACCCAGCCTGATCCCCTCCCCAACGCCAATGAAGTTGTTCTGGAAGTGAAGGCAGCCGGTGTGAACTATCCGGACGCGCTGATGGTCATGGGCCAGTACCAGATCAAGCCTCCCCTGCCGTTCGTGCCTGGGGCCGAGGCGGCCGGCATCATCACTGCCGTCGGAAAGGACGTCACGCACCTGAAAGTCGGGCAGCGGGCAGTCGCATTTACTGGATTGGGCGCGTTCGCCTCGCACCTCAAGGCAGACGCGGCCGCGATGATGCCGCTGCCCGACGGCATGGATTTCGAGGTGGCCGCAACCTTGCCTCTCGCCTACGGCACCACCATGCATGCCCTCGTGGACCGCGCGCAGCTGGCGGCAGGCGAGACGCTGCTGGTCCTGGGTGCGGCGGGCGGCGTGGGGCTGGCCGCCGTGATGATCGGCAAGGCGCTGGGCGCACGGGTGATCGCGGCGGCGGGCAGTGACGAGAAACTTCAACTGGCCCGCGAACACGGCGCGGACGAGGGCTTCAACTACGCCACCGAGGATATGCGCGAACGGCTCAAGGCACTGACGGGCGGCAAGGGTCCGGACGTGATCTTTGACCCGGTGGGCGACAGGTACGCTGAACCCGCCTTCCGCAGCATCGGCTGGGGCGGGCGCTATCTGGTGATCGGCTTTGCAGGCGGTGAGATTCCAAAATTGCCGCTGAACCTGCCCCTGCTCAAGGGTGCGTCGCTGGTGGGCGTGTTCTGGGGTGAGTTTGCCAAGCGTGATCCGGCGGCCAACGCCCGCAATCTGGCGCGGCTCGCAGGTTGGGTCATGGACGGCACGGTCAGGCCACTGGTCAGTCAGCGCTACGCGCTTGAAGACGGACCACAGGCCATGCGCGATCTGCTGGAACGGCGCGTGACTGGCAAGGTGGTCATCACTCCTTGA
- a CDS encoding alpha/beta fold hydrolase encodes MTGKIAEPRLCNIGTRTLAYDEVRPEHPQGNVLFLTGLGSNRLGWRGQLPVFGETYRTLAIDHRDTGDSDPTDADYATVDQADDAAAFLRAMNAAPAHVVGISMGGFIALNLAVRWPELVQSLTLVSTSAGGESHVKPDAAGLESLRPDFTLSPGDRARRTYSLMMAAGFLEANPKAADAIAANASYRPLTPEQYARQFRSTRTHDVTAELEKLRVPTLVVHGDADPLVRYENGQHLAAHIPGAEFITYSGTGHIPTVERMREFNRDVLNFVRRIEP; translated from the coding sequence ATGACTGGAAAGATTGCCGAACCCCGCCTGTGCAACATTGGCACGCGCACACTGGCCTATGACGAGGTGCGGCCTGAACACCCGCAGGGCAACGTCCTTTTTCTGACCGGGCTGGGCAGCAACCGCCTGGGCTGGCGCGGACAGCTCCCAGTCTTCGGGGAGACGTACCGCACCCTGGCGATTGACCACCGCGATACAGGCGACAGTGACCCCACCGATGCCGACTACGCCACCGTCGATCAGGCTGATGACGCCGCAGCGTTCCTGCGGGCCATGAACGCTGCGCCCGCGCATGTGGTGGGCATCAGCATGGGCGGGTTTATCGCGCTGAATCTGGCGGTGCGCTGGCCGGAACTGGTGCAAAGCCTCACGCTGGTCAGTACCTCGGCGGGTGGGGAGAGCCATGTGAAGCCGGATGCGGCGGGCCTCGAGTCCCTGCGCCCTGACTTCACCCTATCTCCCGGCGACCGTGCCCGCCGCACCTACAGCTTGATGATGGCAGCTGGGTTTCTGGAGGCCAATCCTAAAGCTGCCGACGCTATTGCCGCCAACGCCAGCTACCGTCCGCTGACGCCAGAGCAGTACGCCCGCCAGTTCCGCTCCACACGCACGCATGACGTGACGGCCGAGCTTGAAAAGCTTCGTGTGCCAACGCTGGTGGTCCACGGCGACGCCGACCCACTGGTGCGCTACGAGAACGGACAGCATCTGGCTGCCCACATTCCCGGCGCGGAGTTCATCACTTACTCCGGCACCGGGCATATTCCGACGGTGGAGCGGATGCGAGAGTTTAACCGGGACGTGTTGAACTTTGTGCGGAGAATTGAGCCATAG